Sequence from the Streptosporangiales bacterium genome:
GTCTCTGCACAGGCATGTGGAAACTCCTGTGGATAAGTTTGTGGGGACGGCGGACGGAGCAGCAAATCCCGGTCAGCGGGACATCCAGCCGCCGTCGACCGCAAGCACGTGGCCGCAGACGTAGTCCGACGCGGCGGACGCGAGGAACACCGCGGCGCCGGCGACGTCCGCCGGCGATCCCCACCGGCCGGCGGGGATCCGGGCGACGATCTCGGCGCTGCGTTCCGGGTCGGCGCGCAGCGCCTCGGTGGTACGGGTGGCGATGTAGCCAGGCGCCACCGCGTTCACCTGGACGCCGCCCGGCGCGCACTCGTTCGCGAACGCCCTCGTCAGGCCCACCAGCCCGTGCTTGCTCGCGGCGTACGACACGGCCTGGTGACCGCCCTGGAAGCTCAGCATGGACGCCACGTTGATCACCTTGCCGCGGCCGCGGGCGAGCATCGGGCCGACGAGCAGCCGGCTGAGCGTGAACGCCGCCGTCAGGTTGACCTCGAGCACCTCGCGCCAGTCCTGCTCGCCGTGCTCGGGCGCTGGCGTCCGCCTGATGATGCCCGCGGCGTTGACCAGGATGTCCACCCGGTGGGAGCGGAGCACGTCCGCGACCACCGGCTCGATGTCGGCCGCCCTGGACAGGTCGAGGCGACGGCGCTCCGCGCTCCGCCCGGCCGCCACCACCAGGGACGCGGTGTCGTCCAGGTTCTCCAGCTCGGAGGTGAGCACCATGTCCGCGCCGTTCTCCGCCAGGGCAACCGCGATCGCCTGACCGATGCCGGTCGCGGCACCCGTGACGAACGCGGTACGGCCGCGCAGGTCGAACGGCGAGCGCATCGGCCGGCTCAGTACGCGATGTCCGGCGGGGTGATGCCCTCCGCCTCGCAGTGCTCGCGGTAGCGGCGCAGCTTCGCCGCCGCGTTCTCGATGTAGAGCCGGTCGCCGTTCTCGTCCACGTACTCGATGTCGCCGTGGATGGAGAACAGGGTGATCATCGGGTGGTCCTCGTCCTCGACGTCGGCGACCAGGGTGTGCACGTCGCTCTGCGGCTCGTACACGAAGTCACCCGGGTGCGCGCTCCAGTCGTGCTCCAGGTAGTGCCAGCTGCCCTGGATCACCCAGCCTTCTACCTCGGACAGGTGCCGGTGCCTGTTGACGATCCCGCCCTTGGTGACCATCAACAGGTTGATCCACCGGTTCTGCTCGATCGAGATGCGCAGCGGTTTGAACCAGACGTTGCCCGACCCCTGCGGCACCCACGGGATGTCGGCCGACCTGGCGACCATGTCGGAGAGCGAAGCAGCGCTCATCGGGACCCCCTACGACTCGACCGGCCGGCGACGCCCGCCGGCTGACGCCGCCGATGCTAAGGAACCGGCCGGCTGCGCGTGAACCGCGAACTACAACTGTCAGTTATCCGCCGGACGGATCGTCGTACGGACAGGCGACCGTGCCGTCCGGCACCGGCGCGCTGAGCATGTTCTCGAGCAGCACCTGCGCTGCCCTGGCCATGTACCTGCCGGGATCCCAGAACACGCCGACCGTCCGCCCGTGGTCGGGGTCGCCCACCCGCGCGACCCGCAGCCCGGTCGTGTCGGACACCCGCATCGCCAGCCCGTTGGTGATGCCGACGCCGAGACCCGCGCGGACGAAGTTCGCCAGCGTCTGGGGTTGGTCGGTCTGCCACGCGATGTGCGGCGGGCACACCGCAGCCTTGAACGCCTTGTGCGTCTCGTACTCGATGTCGGTGCCGAGCTGACCGATGGTGACGAGCGGGTGCCCGGCGAGCGCGGTCACGTCGATCGGCTCCGGCCGACCGGCCAACGGGTGGTCGGTGGGGAAGACCGCGACCAGCGGTTCCCGCCACAGCGGACGGCAGGCCAACCCCGCGGTGTTCTGCTTCGGTGTCAGCGCGCGCAGCGCCAGGTCGAGCTGCCCGGAGTTCAGCGAGTCGGCCAGGTCCACCGTCGCCTGTTCCACCAGGTGCACCTGCACCTGCGGGTACTTCTTGTTGAACGACGCCAGCAGGCCTGGCAGGAAGGCTGCGCTTGCGCTCGGGTAGCTGCCGAGCGCGATGCTCCCGCGGGTGATCCCCGTGACCGACTCGACCTCGACGACACCGCGGTCGAGAGCCGCCAGCACCTCACGGGCGTGCGGCAGGTACGCCTCCCCGGCATCCGTCAGCACCACCGGACGGTGCCTGCGGTCGAACAGCGTCACCCCCAACGCGTGCTCGAGCGCCGCGACGTAGGCGCTCACCCGCGACTGCGACCGGTGCACGTTCTCCGCGGCCGCGGAGAACCCACCGCAGTCGACGACCGCCACGAACGTCTCCAGCCAGGTGACGTGTTCGATCCGGCCCATCTCGTCCCACGTTCCATCCGGACGCTGGAAAGTTAGTAGTTGGAGCATGCCATTGACCGGCATATTGCCGCCGGCCGAACATGAGGCGTCTTCTCCACCGCGTACGCGGAAGGGAGTCAGCATGCCACAGCAACGACGCCTCGGCAGCTGCTCACCGATCAGGGCAACCAGGCCTGCCGTCCGGCTCGCCGCCTTCGTCTCCGGCCTCAGCCTCGTGCTCGCCGCGTGCGGATCCGGCGGCGGTGGCGGCGACGACGCGGCGGCCGGCAAGGGCTGCGACAAGGCGCCCACCTTCCCGAACCGCCCGATCGAGCTGGTCGTGCCGTGGGCGGCAGGCGGCGGCACCGACAGCGTCGCCAGGTTCCTCGCCAGCCAGCTGCGGAAGAAGCTCGGCACCCAGGTGAACGTCGTCAACCGCACGGCGGGCAGTGGCGTCGTCGGGCACTCCGCCATCGCTAACGGCCGCAGCGACGGCTCGGTCATCGGCCTGATCACGGTCGAGCTCACCATGATGCACTGGCAGGGCCTCACCGAGATCGACTACCAGGACGTCACGCCGATCGGCCAGGTCAACGCCGACGCGGCCGGCATCACCGTGAGTGCCGACGCGCCGTGGAACAGCGCCGAGGACCTGATCGACGCCGCGGAGAAGGACCCGGGCAAGCTCACCGCCTCGGGCACCGGGCGCGGCGGGATCTGGGACGTCGCACTCAAGGGCATGCTCATCGAGGCCGGCGTCGACCCGAATGCCGTCCGGTTCGTGCCGAGCGAGGGCGCCGCACCCGCACTGCAGGAACTGGTGGCCGGCGGCATCGACGTGTCCACGTCCAGCCTGGTCGAGAACAAGACGATGATCGACGCGAAGAAGGTCAAGCCGATCGGCGTCATGGCACCGGAGCGCGACTCGAAGTACCCCGACGTGCACACCCTCGAGGAAGACGGCATCGACTACGAGATGTCCGCCTGGCGCGGCCTGGCCGGGCCGAAGGGCATGGACCCCAAGATCGCCGCCGAGCTCTCCTGCCACCTCGAGGAGGTAGTGGACGGCAAGCCGTACAAGGACTTCATGAACAAGGCCGGGTTCGGCATCGTGTGGCGTAACGCCAAGGCGTTCGAGAAGTTCATGGCCGCGCAGGACAAGTCCAAGGGCGCGATCATGAAGAAGGCGGGACTCACGTCGTGAGCCAGGCACCGGACCCGGCGAGACCGACCGCGGCCCGTCCAGGAGTCGGTGACCTGATCGGTGGCACGGCCGTGGCGGTGTTCGGCGCCGCGGTCGTGGTGTACGCGCAGGGGTTTCCCGAACTGAGGGACGGCGCGCCCGGCCCTGGGCTCTTCCCCACCGTGGTGGGCGGCCTGCTGGTCTTCTTCGGTCTCGTGCTCGTCGTACGGTGGTTGACCGTCCGACTGCGTTCCGGCGCGGCCGAGCGGGGCACCCGGCCGAAGCGGGACCGGGCCGTCTGGATCAACGCGGGGCTCGTGCTCGCCTCGGTGGTCTGGTACGTGCTGATGTCCGACGTACTCGGGTTCGCCCTCACCATGGC
This genomic interval carries:
- a CDS encoding SDR family oxidoreductase → MRSPFDLRGRTAFVTGAATGIGQAIAVALAENGADMVLTSELENLDDTASLVVAAGRSAERRRLDLSRAADIEPVVADVLRSHRVDILVNAAGIIRRTPAPEHGEQDWREVLEVNLTAAFTLSRLLVGPMLARGRGKVINVASMLSFQGGHQAVSYAASKHGLVGLTRAFANECAPGGVQVNAVAPGYIATRTTEALRADPERSAEIVARIPAGRWGSPADVAGAAVFLASAASDYVCGHVLAVDGGWMSR
- a CDS encoding cupin — encoded protein: MSAASLSDMVARSADIPWVPQGSGNVWFKPLRISIEQNRWINLLMVTKGGIVNRHRHLSEVEGWVIQGSWHYLEHDWSAHPGDFVYEPQSDVHTLVADVEDEDHPMITLFSIHGDIEYVDENGDRLYIENAAAKLRRYREHCEAEGITPPDIAY
- a CDS encoding LysR family transcriptional regulator; this translates as MLTPFRVRGGEDASCSAGGNMPVNGMLQLLTFQRPDGTWDEMGRIEHVTWLETFVAVVDCGGFSAAAENVHRSQSRVSAYVAALEHALGVTLFDRRHRPVVLTDAGEAYLPHAREVLAALDRGVVEVESVTGITRGSIALGSYPSASAAFLPGLLASFNKKYPQVQVHLVEQATVDLADSLNSGQLDLALRALTPKQNTAGLACRPLWREPLVAVFPTDHPLAGRPEPIDVTALAGHPLVTIGQLGTDIEYETHKAFKAAVCPPHIAWQTDQPQTLANFVRAGLGVGITNGLAMRVSDTTGLRVARVGDPDHGRTVGVFWDPGRYMARAAQVLLENMLSAPVPDGTVACPYDDPSGG
- a CDS encoding tripartite tricarboxylate transporter substrate binding protein, with amino-acid sequence MPQQRRLGSCSPIRATRPAVRLAAFVSGLSLVLAACGSGGGGGDDAAAGKGCDKAPTFPNRPIELVVPWAAGGGTDSVARFLASQLRKKLGTQVNVVNRTAGSGVVGHSAIANGRSDGSVIGLITVELTMMHWQGLTEIDYQDVTPIGQVNADAAGITVSADAPWNSAEDLIDAAEKDPGKLTASGTGRGGIWDVALKGMLIEAGVDPNAVRFVPSEGAAPALQELVAGGIDVSTSSLVENKTMIDAKKVKPIGVMAPERDSKYPDVHTLEEDGIDYEMSAWRGLAGPKGMDPKIAAELSCHLEEVVDGKPYKDFMNKAGFGIVWRNAKAFEKFMAAQDKSKGAIMKKAGLTS